A region of Beijerinckia sp. 28-YEA-48 DNA encodes the following proteins:
- a CDS encoding fumarylacetoacetate hydrolase family protein: MKLVRYGQPGKEKPGLIDAAGKIRDLSGIVPDLSGAHLGPDSLAKIAAAKADQLPLVEGNPRLGPCVAKPGNFIAIGLNYSDHAAEAGAKVPPEPVLFNKAPNCIVGANDDIMFPRDSVKLDWEAEIAFVIGKTASYVNEADAGKHIAGYFICNDVSEREFQIERSGQWTKGKSAPTFGPIGPWLVTADEIKDVGNLAIWLDVNGQRQQSSNTKNLVFNVNSIVSWVSRYMTLDPGDIITTGTPAGVALGRKPPNWLKAGDVVTLGIEGLGEQKSKVVAFKG; encoded by the coding sequence ATGAAACTCGTTCGCTACGGCCAGCCCGGCAAGGAAAAGCCCGGCCTGATCGACGCCGCCGGCAAGATCCGCGACCTCAGCGGCATTGTCCCCGATCTGAGCGGAGCCCATCTCGGCCCGGACTCCCTGGCCAAGATCGCCGCCGCCAAAGCTGATCAGCTGCCGCTGGTGGAAGGCAATCCGCGTCTTGGCCCCTGCGTCGCCAAGCCTGGCAATTTCATCGCCATCGGCCTGAACTATTCCGACCATGCGGCCGAGGCCGGCGCGAAGGTTCCTCCCGAGCCAGTCCTTTTCAACAAGGCGCCGAACTGCATCGTCGGCGCCAACGACGACATCATGTTCCCGCGCGATTCCGTGAAGCTCGACTGGGAAGCGGAGATCGCTTTCGTCATCGGCAAGACGGCCTCCTACGTGAACGAAGCCGACGCCGGCAAACACATCGCCGGCTATTTCATCTGCAATGACGTGTCGGAGCGCGAATTCCAGATCGAGCGTTCGGGCCAGTGGACCAAGGGCAAGAGCGCGCCGACCTTCGGCCCGATCGGCCCGTGGCTGGTGACGGCGGACGAGATCAAGGATGTCGGCAATCTGGCGATCTGGCTCGACGTCAACGGCCAACGGCAGCAATCCAGCAACACCAAGAATCTCGTGTTCAACGTCAACTCAATCGTCAGCTGGGTCAGCCGTTACATGACACTCGATCCCGGCGACATCATCACCACCGGCACGCCGGCGGGCGTCGCGCTCGGCCGCAAGCCGCCGAACTGGCTGAAGGCTGGCGACGTGGTCACCCTCGGCATCGAAGGCCTTGGCGAACAGAAGAGCAAAGTGGTGGCGTTCAAGGGCTGA